From the genome of Pelosinus fermentans DSM 17108:
AGCCTTGGGCCTTGTAATGGCAAAGAAACAATATCCTTTTACGCTGGTAGGTGTTAATACAGGGGCAGATATGGCCCTGGCTGTTACCAAAAGCAAAAAAGTAGGGGTTATTGCGACAAAAGCTACCATTGAAAGCAAGAATCATGCCAAGGCTATTGGGAGAAAAGATGCTGCTGTACTTGTTTATTCTCAGGCTTGCCCAAAACTTGTACCATTAATTGAACAAGAGCAGCTTGAAGGACCTGAAATTGAACTGGCAATAGCTGAATATCTGCTGCCGATGAAAAAACAGGGAGTGGATGCAATCATTTTAGGTTGTACTCATTATCCTCTTGTGAGTTCAGTGATTGAAAAAGTTATAGGTAATAAGATTGTCGTTATTGATCCTGCTAGAGAGACTGGATTGGAGGCACAATACTTACTGCAGCAGCAAAAACAATTATCTTCATTAAATCAGGGAAACGTTAGATTGTGTTTTTCTGCAGATGTGGAACGGGCAAAAAGAATTGCAGGCTTTCTATTTGATACAGAAAAGGTAGAATTTGAATTGGTAAATTTAGAGAAGTTTGCAGTAGTTTAGTCATTTATATAGGAGTAATAAGGAAAGTTTCATAGTCCTATGGGGTAAAATTTGGTATACTAATGAAGGAAAAAACTTCTGGAGATGGGGGCCTTGGTGTGGAAATCTTGGTGACGATAGTAATAATAGCTATAATTATGGCAATAGCAGTGTGGTTGTTTATTGCCAAACAAGGTGATGCTGACTTTGAATTTAAAGTGAATGAGCGTACGGAATTTAAATTAGTTGACCAAACCGAAAAAACAGCTACTTTTTCTTGTGAAGTAGCATTTATCAATAAAGGTTCACAGGATGGTACGATAATGGATGCTTATCCTCGTCATTTACTGCCCTATGAACAATTTGATGGTGTTGACGTAAATTCTAGAATGGAACTTACTACAGCACTCCGAACCGATAATTATTTTGAAGCTGTGATTATTCCTAAAGGAACGGGTGGAATCGTTATTGTTACGGTTACATTTACGGCGAAGACAGGTAATATTAAAGATGCTTTGCAAAATTTATATGATTTGTCTGTAGATATGCCGATTGATATTGTATATCAGATTGTAGCTCGTACTCCGTGGTATATTCATAAGGCACGTATGATTATGAGTTGCGATGAAATCAATAGGGCTATGCAGGCAAAAGGTACTGCGAAATGGGAGGGCTAGTAATGGCAGAACTTGAACTCAAACCAGTAGGTACGCGTATTTTAACAGATAAAGACAATATTGTAGATATGATTGAAAAGTATACCAAAGAGGATATTGGACCGGATGATGTAGTATCGGTAGCTGAGAGTGTCGTTGCGATTACCCAGGGACGTGTGGCAAGGCCCGAAGATTTTAAAGTGTGCTTTTTAGCGAAGATTTTATGTCGCTTTGTACCTCAAAAAGGTAGTTTATCTAGTGTATACGGTATGCAGTCATTAATGGATGCAGAAGGTAAGTGGCGCGTTTTATTTGCCATGATTATAGGAATGTTTGCCAAAATTGTGGGGAAGAATGGTGTGTTTTATGAACTGGCAGGTTCACATGCTGCTCTAGTTGATGATGTTACGGGCACAATGCCTCCATTTGATAAATGTCTGGTATACGGGCCTTTGGAGGCAAATAGCGTAGCAGAGGAAATTAAGCGTCGATTAGGCTGTTATGGTGCAGCAGTGGCAGATGTAAATGATTTAAAACGAGCATTGGTAGTAGGTGCTTCAGCAGGTCTTGATCCTAAGAAGTTGGCACATATTTTGATTGATAATCCTTTCGGTAACGCTTCCCAACGGACACCGATTGTTATTATTAAAAATTATGCAGCAGTAGAGAGAAGGACAGAAAATCTTCTTTCTATTGAGTAATTGATTAACAAAGAGGATAGAATACAGCTATCCTCTTTGTTATTTTTGCTGTAAAATTAACTAATACGATAGGTCTAAAAATGTATGGAATTTGTGTTGGAGGAATGACATGGCTAATATTGGTATTACTACAACCGTACCTGTGGAGATTATTTTAGCAGCCGAAAATGTGCCAGTAGATTTAAATAATGTATTTATTACTGATAAAGAAGCCAATCGATTAGTAGAAGGAGCTGAAGATGCAGGTTACCCTCGTAATATATGCGGCTGGATTAAAGGTTTATATTCTGTAGTCGTAGAGAGGGGAAATATAGATACAGTACTTGCAGTTACCCAAGGAGATTGCAGTAACACTCATGCCTTAATGGAAACTTTGCAATTGGTAGGTGTGGAGACCATTCCCTTTGCGTATCCTTTTGATCGGGATTATGATCTTTTGAAATTGCAGATGGATAAATTAATTACAGCTTTAAAAACGGATTGGGAGCAGGTTATGGCTGTAAAAAAACGCTTAGATGGGGTCAGAAGTAAAATTGCTGAAATGGACCGCCTTACCTGGCAGGAAAATCTAGTAAGTGGCTGGGATAACCACTTATTTCAGGTTAGCTGCAGTGATTTTAATGGAAATGTGAATGAATTTGAGCAGGATATTGATCAGTTTTTACTAAAAACAAAGTCTGCCAATGAATTTACAGAAGATATCCGCTTAGGGTATATTGGTGTTCCGCCTATTTTTAATGATCTATATAGTCATTTTGAAAAGATGGGAGCAAGAGTTGTCTTCAATGAAGTGCAGCGGCAGTTTGCCATGCCTTATCAAGTAGAGGATTTAGTGGAACAATACAGACTGTATACCTATCCTTATGGTGTATTTCAGAGAATTGAAGATATTAAGGGAGAAATAGAAAAACGTAATTTGGATGGTATTGTGCATTATGTCCAAAGTTTCTGTTTCAGGCAGATTGAAGATATGATCTTTAGGGAAAAATTAGATATACCCATACTAACCATCGAAGGAGATAAGCCGGGTAAGCTTGATGCCAGAACGAAACTTCGAATGGATAGTTTTTTGGAAATGCTGCGATGAGGTGAAAGATGTGTTTTGTGGTATCGATTTAGGCAGTCGTAGTGTAAAATTAGTTATAATGGATCAAGAAGGTGTAAACCGTTCTGAAATCTTTGAAACCGTACAGTTTTATCGAAACTATGGACAGCCTGGGAAAAATGGATTAATTGTTGACTTTGCCTCTGTGGGTGTAGGGGAATTTGATAAGGTGGTTGCTACTGGCTATGGACGTAATACCATCAATATTGTAGGAGCTACTGTCATTGCAGAATTAAAAGCACACGTGATAGGAGCCATGTGGCAGACGGGACTTAATAATTTTACTTTATTGGATTTAGGTGGACAGGATAGTAAAGTCATTAAAGTGCGTAAAGGTAAAATGGTAGATTTTGCGACAAATGATAAATGCGCTGCCAGCACAGGGCGATATTTAGAAAATATGGCAACGGTTCTCGGGATTAGTTTAGCAGAGCTTAGCAGTTATAAGGAAAATCCTGTAGAGTTGTCTGCAACTTGTGCTATCTTTGGAGAGTCTGAGCTTATTGGACGTATTGTGGAAGGTTATAGCGTTCCAGAATTGGCAGCTGGCGTTAATTATACGATTTTCAAGAGAATCAAACCGATGCTCCATTCTCTTGCCAGTGAAGTGATTGTCTTTACAGGAGGCGTGGCTTTAGGAAAAGCCATTGGACAAACCATCTCTTCTGAACTTGGAGTAGAGGTTGTTGTACCAAAGTATCCGCAACTCAATGGAGCAATCGGCTGTGGGGTTTATTCCT
Proteins encoded in this window:
- the murI gene encoding glutamate racemase — its product is MSTNAPIGIFDSGIGGLTVVKELMEIMPGENLIYFGDTARTPYGSRPPAEIIGFMQQILGFFTMQKVKMAVVACNTMTALGLVMAKKQYPFTLVGVNTGADMALAVTKSKKVGVIATKATIESKNHAKAIGRKDAAVLVYSQACPKLVPLIEQEQLEGPEIELAIAEYLLPMKKQGVDAIILGCTHYPLVSSVIEKVIGNKIVVIDPARETGLEAQYLLQQQKQLSSLNQGNVRLCFSADVERAKRIAGFLFDTEKVEFELVNLEKFAVV
- a CDS encoding coenzyme F420-0:L-glutamate ligase codes for the protein MAELELKPVGTRILTDKDNIVDMIEKYTKEDIGPDDVVSVAESVVAITQGRVARPEDFKVCFLAKILCRFVPQKGSLSSVYGMQSLMDAEGKWRVLFAMIIGMFAKIVGKNGVFYELAGSHAALVDDVTGTMPPFDKCLVYGPLEANSVAEEIKRRLGCYGAAVADVNDLKRALVVGASAGLDPKKLAHILIDNPFGNASQRTPIVIIKNYAAVERRTENLLSIE
- a CDS encoding 2-hydroxyacyl-CoA dehydratase family protein, with the protein product MANIGITTTVPVEIILAAENVPVDLNNVFITDKEANRLVEGAEDAGYPRNICGWIKGLYSVVVERGNIDTVLAVTQGDCSNTHALMETLQLVGVETIPFAYPFDRDYDLLKLQMDKLITALKTDWEQVMAVKKRLDGVRSKIAEMDRLTWQENLVSGWDNHLFQVSCSDFNGNVNEFEQDIDQFLLKTKSANEFTEDIRLGYIGVPPIFNDLYSHFEKMGARVVFNEVQRQFAMPYQVEDLVEQYRLYTYPYGVFQRIEDIKGEIEKRNLDGIVHYVQSFCFRQIEDMIFREKLDIPILTIEGDKPGKLDARTKLRMDSFLEMLR
- a CDS encoding acyl-CoA dehydratase activase, with translation MFCGIDLGSRSVKLVIMDQEGVNRSEIFETVQFYRNYGQPGKNGLIVDFASVGVGEFDKVVATGYGRNTINIVGATVIAELKAHVIGAMWQTGLNNFTLLDLGGQDSKVIKVRKGKMVDFATNDKCAASTGRYLENMATVLGISLAELSSYKENPVELSATCAIFGESELIGRIVEGYSVPELAAGVNYTIFKRIKPMLHSLASEVIVFTGGVALGKAIGQTISSELGVEVVVPKYPQLNGAIGCGVYSWEKRG